A window of the Bdellovibrio sp. ZAP7 genome harbors these coding sequences:
- a CDS encoding cupin domain-containing protein, protein MKLQKKSERQYQQLKSQKTGEEYSLSNVISDSLRSDDIFLSHEVIRPNSRTSAPHFHNETNEIIYVLNGTLKAIEGNEEILVEQGDSIMFERQSGLHHFLRNDSTSEAHVLVIRRKVTASDVVF, encoded by the coding sequence ATGAAGCTACAGAAAAAATCCGAGCGCCAATATCAACAATTGAAATCTCAAAAGACCGGGGAAGAGTATTCTCTCTCCAACGTGATTTCGGATTCATTGCGTTCGGACGATATCTTTCTTTCCCACGAAGTTATTCGTCCTAACTCCCGAACTTCGGCGCCGCACTTTCACAACGAAACTAATGAAATCATTTACGTTTTAAATGGCACCTTGAAGGCGATCGAAGGGAATGAAGAGATCTTGGTAGAGCAGGGCGATTCCATTATGTTCGAGCGCCAATCAGGCCTACACCACTTCTTAAGAAACGACTCGACATCTGAAGCACACGTTTTAGTCATCCGCCGAAAAGTTACCGCTTCCGATGTCGTGTTTTAA
- a CDS encoding metallophosphoesterase, producing the protein MRLSKSSALISLVFLAACAHKPSDKAENLTYVGLADSKTSFVRTIAPKDGKCPTVQFAKGPGEIEVLPTQEAKFDTATLCEANIPEGTKTVIVGERQIAIPESPKRIIIFGDTGCRLKGNYFQDCNNPKEWPFARIVKAIDKENADLIVHVGDYHYRESCNDPVKCAPFKDTLGYGYRAWEADFIAPATSLLQAKPFVFVRGNHEDCQRAHEGFSKLLTPLGENSCSQFQETRYTSFGNMLMVNFDNSTLSDQKLDPKSPEMAVWRAHYRKMVNMINSRPETEVWLMVHRPIWGLAPNWNGPAAVLPVNLNMQTLTKEMPLPKKVKFVFAGHIHNTQISTGNHPVHIVMGEGGTALDYYDAATRRLIPAGFTVLPSNHGYMVLEKDTQGKWIGTVKGYEGQTNFVCSLEDPKMPCDAPVKNEVTK; encoded by the coding sequence ATGCGTTTGAGTAAATCTTCCGCTTTAATCTCATTGGTATTTCTTGCGGCTTGTGCACACAAGCCTTCTGACAAAGCGGAAAACCTGACCTACGTTGGCTTAGCTGATTCCAAAACTTCATTTGTAAGAACGATTGCGCCAAAAGACGGTAAATGTCCAACGGTGCAATTCGCAAAAGGCCCTGGCGAAATCGAAGTCTTGCCGACTCAAGAAGCGAAGTTCGATACGGCAACTTTATGTGAGGCGAATATTCCTGAGGGAACGAAGACAGTCATCGTGGGCGAGCGTCAGATTGCAATTCCTGAATCTCCAAAACGTATCATCATCTTTGGAGATACGGGCTGCCGACTTAAAGGAAATTACTTCCAGGATTGCAACAATCCGAAAGAGTGGCCCTTTGCCCGTATCGTGAAAGCGATCGACAAAGAAAATGCTGATCTGATTGTTCATGTGGGTGACTATCATTACCGTGAATCCTGCAATGATCCTGTAAAGTGTGCTCCCTTTAAGGATACTTTGGGTTACGGATATCGCGCCTGGGAGGCTGATTTCATCGCTCCAGCGACGTCTTTGTTGCAAGCAAAACCTTTTGTCTTTGTTCGCGGAAATCACGAAGATTGCCAGCGTGCTCACGAGGGCTTCAGTAAACTCCTAACTCCGCTGGGTGAAAATTCCTGTTCGCAATTCCAAGAAACTCGTTATACAAGCTTCGGTAATATGTTGATGGTGAATTTCGATAATTCCACTTTGTCAGATCAGAAGTTAGATCCAAAAAGTCCAGAGATGGCAGTATGGCGTGCGCACTATCGCAAGATGGTGAACATGATCAACTCTCGTCCCGAAACTGAAGTGTGGTTGATGGTGCATCGTCCGATCTGGGGCTTAGCTCCTAACTGGAATGGACCTGCCGCTGTCTTGCCGGTGAATTTGAACATGCAAACACTGACGAAAGAAATGCCTTTACCTAAAAAGGTAAAATTCGTTTTTGCGGGTCACATTCATAACACGCAGATCTCAACCGGAAATCATCCCGTCCACATCGTTATGGGAGAGGGTGGTACTGCTCTGGATTATTACGATGCTGCTACTCGCAGATTGATTCCTGCAGGTTTCACAGTGCTTCCATCCAATCACGGCTACATGGTTTTGGAAAAGGATACTCAAGGAAAATGGATCGGTACGGTCAAGGGTTACGAAGGGCAAACGAATTTCGTTTGTTCGCTAGAGGATCCCAAAATGCCATGTGATGCTCCGGTAAAGAACGAAGTGACAAAATAG
- a CDS encoding UDP-2,3-diacylglucosamine diphosphatase: MEAWFISDIHLKSAEERNGQILLRFLRSLRQGDPSKVHLFMLGDIFDLWIGGSEFFGRKFQPLMDALKELREAGAGITYIEGNHDVHVEGYFKKKLGVEVFVEAQYYKIDGLNVRVEHGDLINLNDIKYLKYRAIIRNPWVKPLKDVFPGRFWDYIGNRASKKSRERSGHYRHRNEEQLVTMIRNHTHRAYDEGPFDVIISGHMHVFDDSMVETHGRNVRSVNLGSWFEEHIKVFRIKDGICDWVTIS; this comes from the coding sequence GTGGAAGCCTGGTTCATATCCGACATCCACTTGAAATCCGCTGAAGAGCGCAACGGGCAAATCCTGTTGCGCTTTTTGCGTTCTTTGCGACAGGGTGATCCGTCTAAAGTTCACCTTTTCATGTTGGGAGATATTTTTGATCTTTGGATCGGTGGCTCTGAATTCTTTGGGCGTAAGTTCCAGCCTTTGATGGATGCGCTGAAAGAATTGAGAGAGGCTGGTGCAGGCATCACCTATATTGAAGGTAATCACGATGTTCACGTCGAAGGTTACTTTAAGAAAAAATTGGGCGTCGAAGTTTTTGTCGAAGCTCAATACTACAAAATCGATGGTCTAAACGTGCGAGTCGAACACGGAGATCTGATCAATCTGAATGACATCAAATACTTGAAATATCGCGCCATCATTCGCAATCCCTGGGTGAAGCCATTGAAAGACGTTTTCCCTGGACGTTTCTGGGACTATATCGGCAATCGGGCGAGTAAAAAAAGCCGTGAACGCAGTGGTCATTATCGCCACCGTAATGAAGAGCAACTGGTGACGATGATCCGTAACCATACTCACCGTGCCTACGATGAGGGGCCGTTTGACGTGATTATCTCGGGCCATATGCATGTGTTTGATGACTCTATGGTCGAGACTCATGGCCGAAATGTCCGCTCTGTGAATTTGGGTTCGTGGTTCGAAGAACACATCAAAGTATTCCGTATCAAAGATGGCATTTGCGACTGGGTCACGATTTCCTAG
- the ftsA gene encoding cell division protein FtsA codes for MSTSKPKAPVLAGLDIGSTKVCFVIGTVNPEGKIEVAGVGTAPNTGIRQGVVVNIEATTDSIKKAKEEAELMSGYSVGEVWVGVSGTHISSFDSKGMVAIKNREVTPSEIDRVIEAAKAVAVPTDRTVLHILPREFKVDGQDGITDPVGMSGIRLEANVHIVTGSQSAIQNTVKCVEKAGLKIAGLVLSQLASATAVISNDEKNLGVVVVDMGGGTCNNLYFVNGSVAHSSIIPVGGSHFTHDVAVGLRTPQFAAEVLKKKYGCAMASMVNDNETIEVEGVGGRKARVIPRKDLADVIEARAEETLNLIANDIRMSGVMPMLGSGIVLTGGASQLDGLIEMGEFIFDIPVRRGAPLEIGGLTDVVKSGEFSAAVGLLQYGLSQRKDLLMSQHTQELEINIGESINGLTKRLKEMFEKVF; via the coding sequence ATGAGTACATCAAAACCGAAAGCTCCGGTATTGGCTGGTTTGGATATTGGTTCGACCAAAGTATGTTTCGTCATCGGAACCGTCAATCCCGAAGGGAAAATCGAAGTCGCGGGAGTAGGCACTGCTCCTAATACAGGCATCCGCCAGGGTGTTGTCGTTAATATTGAGGCAACAACCGATTCAATTAAAAAAGCAAAAGAAGAAGCAGAGTTGATGTCTGGTTACAGCGTCGGCGAAGTATGGGTTGGCGTTTCTGGCACCCATATCTCTTCTTTCGATTCTAAAGGTATGGTCGCAATCAAAAATCGTGAAGTGACACCTTCCGAAATTGATCGCGTGATTGAAGCTGCGAAAGCCGTAGCCGTTCCCACAGACCGTACTGTTTTGCACATCCTTCCTAGAGAATTCAAAGTCGACGGCCAAGACGGAATCACTGATCCAGTGGGTATGTCAGGTATCCGTTTGGAAGCGAATGTTCACATCGTAACAGGCAGCCAATCCGCAATTCAAAACACAGTTAAATGTGTTGAAAAAGCGGGACTGAAAATCGCTGGTTTGGTTTTAAGCCAACTGGCTTCTGCAACAGCTGTCATTTCTAATGATGAAAAAAATCTGGGCGTAGTCGTGGTCGATATGGGCGGCGGTACTTGTAACAACTTGTACTTCGTTAATGGCAGCGTGGCTCACTCTTCTATTATTCCAGTCGGTGGTTCTCACTTTACTCATGACGTCGCTGTAGGACTTAGAACTCCTCAGTTCGCGGCGGAAGTTTTGAAGAAAAAATACGGGTGCGCTATGGCATCCATGGTGAACGACAATGAAACAATTGAAGTAGAAGGCGTTGGCGGTCGTAAAGCTCGCGTGATCCCTCGTAAGGATCTTGCAGATGTGATTGAAGCCCGCGCTGAAGAAACATTGAATCTGATCGCTAACGATATTCGTATGAGCGGTGTGATGCCAATGTTGGGTTCAGGTATTGTTCTTACTGGCGGCGCAAGTCAGTTGGATGGCCTGATTGAAATGGGTGAGTTTATTTTTGATATTCCGGTTCGCAGAGGGGCTCCTTTGGAAATCGGAGGTCTGACTGATGTAGTGAAGTCTGGTGAGTTCTCGGCAGCAGTTGGATTGTTACAGTATGGTTTGTCACAACGTAAAGATTTGTTGATGAGCCAGCATACACAGGAACTTGAGATCAATATCGGTGAGTCGATCAACGGCTTGACGAAACGTCTTAAGGAAATGTTTGAGAAAGTATTTTAG
- a CDS encoding transposase — MNQQTFSSLKIPSKHRYCHGGILRRSSKGRGARPLSHKDPIHLLFKVNKIAVKGGLRSLRSFSLMNRVLKRYSAKFYVKVEQFSVQMDHVHMLVRGSRRSNLQSFMRVLAGQFAQTLTDTHSLKHEGPKVWKYRPFSRVIKGFRPYQTVRNYIQLNELEALGRPYSKTRLRGLSQEQLVELWE; from the coding sequence ATGAATCAGCAGACATTTTCTTCACTTAAAATTCCCTCGAAACATCGCTATTGCCATGGAGGGATTCTTCGTCGCTCTTCTAAGGGCCGCGGAGCACGGCCACTTTCACACAAAGATCCGATTCATTTGTTATTTAAGGTCAATAAAATCGCCGTGAAAGGTGGACTTCGCAGTTTGCGGAGTTTTTCCCTGATGAATCGTGTGTTGAAACGATATTCAGCAAAATTCTATGTGAAGGTGGAGCAATTTTCGGTGCAGATGGATCACGTCCATATGTTGGTGCGTGGCAGTCGGCGTTCGAATTTGCAGAGTTTTATGCGGGTGTTGGCGGGACAGTTCGCGCAAACCTTGACCGATACCCATTCCCTGAAACATGAGGGCCCGAAGGTTTGGAAGTATCGACCGTTTTCGCGGGTGATTAAGGGATTTAGGCCGTATCAAACCGTTCGTAATTATATTCAGTTGAATGAACTCGAAGCATTGGGCCGGCCTTATTCTAAAACTCGACTGCGTGGGCTAAGTCAGGAACAGTTGGTGGAATTATGGGAGTGA
- the ftsZ gene encoding cell division protein FtsZ, translated as MFELEENINIGANIKVVGVGGGGSNAVSTMIASEMGGVEFIVANTDIQALNSHKASNKIQLGIDLTKGLGAGANPDVGRRAAIESYNEIVEKLEGSDMVFVTAGMGGGTGTGGAPIVAKIARELGALTIGVVTKPFLFEGKKRGKHADSGLQELKDNVDTLIVIPNQKLLTIAAEKTPLLDTFKKADEVLLQAVKGISDLINIRGLINLDFADIRTVMSSKGIAIMGTGSAKGENRAVEAATAAISSPLLENVKIDGATGIIVNITGGSELSLYEVNEATTLITEAAHEDAEIIFGAVIDETMGEEVRVTVIATGFDSHEVKLVNDMAQVNQMQNFLNQQTAQFGMNNNMGMNMGMQMPQMPNMPQMPQFQMPQMPNMNQMPVMPTMPTMPVMPQQATPVELPPIAAVQSQVMNYTYQQQVEVPVTPGLPQQPVTETVTVPPVAQVTPQVAQQAAQSVAAQLPPQAQPQVMQQAPVQTQPAPEMATPIQPQVEGVSPRDLLLAKARAFKESQDLKNRHANPEQLSMNVDHEQQSLEEARRMAREVLSSPFSSQNLEVPAFIRKKQGFDLKQD; from the coding sequence ATGTTTGAATTAGAAGAAAATATCAATATCGGTGCGAATATCAAAGTTGTAGGTGTCGGCGGTGGCGGGAGCAACGCAGTATCTACAATGATCGCTTCTGAAATGGGCGGCGTTGAATTCATCGTGGCAAACACAGATATCCAAGCTTTGAACTCACACAAAGCATCTAACAAAATCCAATTGGGTATCGATTTGACAAAAGGTTTGGGCGCTGGCGCAAATCCGGACGTAGGTCGTCGTGCTGCGATCGAATCTTACAATGAAATCGTAGAAAAACTTGAAGGCTCTGACATGGTATTCGTAACTGCCGGTATGGGCGGTGGTACGGGTACGGGTGGTGCTCCAATCGTGGCGAAAATTGCTCGCGAATTGGGTGCTCTAACTATCGGTGTTGTGACTAAGCCATTCTTGTTCGAAGGTAAAAAACGCGGCAAGCACGCGGATTCTGGTCTTCAAGAACTTAAAGACAATGTTGATACATTGATCGTTATCCCGAACCAAAAACTTTTGACTATCGCAGCTGAAAAAACTCCTCTATTGGATACTTTCAAAAAAGCTGACGAAGTTCTTTTGCAAGCGGTTAAAGGTATCTCTGACTTGATCAACATCCGTGGTTTGATCAACTTGGACTTCGCCGATATTCGCACTGTTATGTCTTCTAAAGGTATCGCGATCATGGGTACTGGTTCTGCTAAAGGTGAAAACCGCGCAGTAGAAGCAGCAACGGCAGCGATCTCTTCTCCACTTCTTGAAAATGTTAAAATCGATGGTGCAACTGGCATCATCGTTAACATCACTGGTGGTTCTGAACTTTCATTGTACGAAGTGAACGAAGCGACAACTTTGATCACTGAGGCAGCTCATGAAGATGCAGAAATTATCTTCGGTGCGGTTATCGATGAAACAATGGGTGAAGAAGTACGTGTGACTGTGATCGCAACTGGTTTCGATTCTCACGAAGTGAAACTTGTGAACGACATGGCTCAAGTAAACCAAATGCAAAACTTCTTGAACCAACAAACGGCTCAATTCGGTATGAACAACAACATGGGTATGAACATGGGCATGCAAATGCCACAAATGCCGAACATGCCGCAAATGCCTCAGTTCCAAATGCCACAAATGCCTAACATGAATCAAATGCCTGTTATGCCTACAATGCCAACTATGCCGGTGATGCCTCAACAAGCTACACCAGTTGAACTGCCGCCTATCGCAGCAGTGCAGTCCCAAGTGATGAACTACACTTACCAGCAGCAAGTGGAAGTTCCGGTCACTCCGGGGTTACCCCAGCAACCGGTAACTGAAACTGTAACAGTTCCGCCGGTAGCACAAGTAACTCCGCAAGTTGCACAACAAGCAGCTCAGTCTGTGGCAGCACAATTGCCTCCACAAGCTCAGCCGCAAGTTATGCAGCAAGCTCCGGTTCAGACTCAACCGGCTCCAGAGATGGCAACACCAATCCAACCACAAGTTGAAGGTGTTTCTCCTCGTGATTTGTTGTTGGCTAAGGCTCGCGCTTTCAAAGAAAGCCAAGACCTTAAAAACCGTCATGCAAATCCAGAGCAGTTGTCTATGAACGTAGACCACGAACAACAATCATTGGAAGAAGCTCGTCGTATGGCACGTGAAGTGTTGAGCTCTCCATTCTCTTCTCAAAACTTGGAAGTTCCTGCTTTCATCCGCAAGAAACAAGGTTTTGATTTGAAACAAGACTAG
- the acnA gene encoding aconitate hydratase AcnA has translation MLVQSKDSFKTKDKLKVGAKEYTIFNLKKISHPNLKRLPNSLRVLLENLLRHEDGVHVTKEDIDSLLSLNKESLSREISFFPARVLMQDFTGVPAVVDLAAMRDAMKSLGGDPTKINPLVPVDLVIDHSVMVDSFGTPSSFQENVNMEFQRNHERYVFLKWGQRAFQNFRVVPPGTGICHQVNLEYLGKTIWNAKGQHGEYAFPDTLVGTDSHTTMVNGLAALGWGVGGIEAEAVMLGQPLSMLIPEVIGFRLEGKLKEGTTATDLVLTVTQMLRKKGVVGKFVEFYGPGLEGLSLADRATIANMAPEYGATCGFFPIDEETMKYLRISGRDDETIALVEAYAKETGMWRTSDDEHFFFHDTLKLNMSEVVPSLAGPKRPQDRVLLDKAASDFSTQLTSGFSVAADKSAKDKFSADVEGQNYKLGHGDVVIAAITSCTNTSNPSVMMGAGLVAKKAAEKGLKVKPWVKTSLAPGSQVVTDYLENSGLQKYLDHLGFNLVGYGCTTCIGNSGPLPEHIAHAVEKGNLVVASVLSGNRNFEGRINPHVKANYLASPMLVVAYALAGTMQLDVMKDPIGEDAQGKPVFLKDIWPTNKEVYDIVNQTVETKMFKNRYGNVFAGTEDWQKIQTTPSQTYAWDDSTYIKNPPYFMGMKKSPEKLSDVKGARILAILGDSITTDHISPAGSFKKDSPAGKYLISKGVQPVDFNSYGSRRGNDEVMVRGTFANIRIKNEMLQGVEGGMTKYIPSGEQMSIFDASVKYQADKTPLVVVAGKEYGTGSSRDWAAKGTTLLGIRVVIAESFERIHRSNLVGMGVLPLQFHAGMDRKTLQLDGSEVLDIVGIETMKPQQDITVRITRSNGKTEEVKVKSRVDTAVELEYLKNGGILHYVLRKLM, from the coding sequence ATGTTGGTACAGTCAAAAGACAGCTTCAAAACTAAAGATAAACTTAAAGTCGGTGCGAAAGAATACACGATCTTCAATCTGAAAAAGATTTCGCACCCAAACCTAAAACGCCTGCCGAACTCGCTGCGAGTTCTTTTGGAAAATCTTCTGCGTCACGAAGACGGTGTGCATGTCACGAAAGAAGATATCGATTCACTTCTTAGTCTTAACAAAGAATCTTTGTCGCGAGAAATTTCGTTTTTCCCGGCGCGCGTTTTGATGCAAGACTTCACCGGCGTTCCTGCCGTGGTGGACTTGGCAGCAATGCGTGATGCGATGAAATCGTTAGGTGGAGATCCGACGAAAATCAATCCGCTGGTCCCAGTGGATCTGGTGATTGACCACTCGGTGATGGTCGATTCCTTTGGAACTCCTTCAAGTTTTCAAGAAAACGTGAATATGGAATTTCAGCGCAATCATGAGCGCTATGTGTTCTTGAAATGGGGGCAGCGTGCTTTCCAAAATTTCCGTGTGGTTCCCCCAGGTACAGGTATTTGCCATCAGGTGAATTTGGAATACTTGGGTAAAACGATCTGGAATGCAAAAGGCCAACACGGCGAATACGCTTTCCCCGATACGTTGGTGGGAACTGATTCCCATACGACTATGGTAAACGGTTTAGCGGCGCTTGGCTGGGGTGTCGGTGGCATTGAGGCGGAAGCCGTGATGCTGGGGCAGCCTTTAAGCATGCTGATTCCTGAAGTGATTGGCTTCCGTTTGGAAGGCAAGCTGAAAGAAGGCACAACTGCCACCGATCTGGTTCTAACTGTGACTCAAATGCTTCGTAAAAAAGGCGTTGTCGGTAAGTTTGTTGAATTTTATGGCCCAGGCTTAGAAGGTCTTTCGCTGGCAGACCGTGCGACGATCGCAAACATGGCGCCAGAGTATGGTGCGACTTGTGGTTTCTTCCCAATCGATGAAGAGACCATGAAGTACTTGCGCATTTCGGGGCGTGATGATGAAACGATCGCGTTGGTAGAAGCTTATGCCAAGGAAACTGGAATGTGGCGTACCAGTGACGATGAGCATTTCTTCTTTCACGATACTTTGAAATTAAATATGTCTGAAGTGGTGCCTTCGTTGGCGGGGCCTAAGCGTCCTCAGGACCGCGTGTTATTGGATAAAGCGGCCAGTGATTTCAGTACACAGCTGACTTCAGGTTTCAGTGTGGCAGCTGATAAATCCGCGAAAGACAAATTCTCAGCCGATGTTGAAGGTCAGAATTATAAATTGGGCCACGGCGACGTGGTTATTGCTGCGATCACCAGCTGTACAAATACGTCCAATCCATCCGTTATGATGGGGGCGGGCTTGGTTGCAAAAAAAGCAGCGGAAAAAGGATTGAAAGTTAAACCTTGGGTGAAAACTTCGTTAGCACCAGGTTCGCAGGTTGTGACTGATTATCTTGAGAATTCTGGGCTGCAAAAATATTTGGATCATTTGGGCTTTAACCTTGTGGGGTATGGTTGCACGACTTGTATCGGTAACTCGGGTCCACTTCCGGAACACATCGCGCATGCGGTGGAAAAAGGAAATCTGGTTGTGGCCTCGGTTCTTTCAGGGAATCGTAATTTCGAAGGTCGTATCAATCCTCATGTGAAAGCAAATTATCTGGCGTCACCGATGCTTGTCGTGGCATATGCCTTGGCGGGAACGATGCAATTGGATGTCATGAAAGATCCAATTGGTGAAGACGCTCAAGGTAAGCCAGTCTTCTTGAAAGACATCTGGCCCACGAATAAAGAAGTTTACGATATCGTCAATCAAACGGTTGAAACGAAGATGTTTAAAAACCGTTATGGCAATGTGTTCGCGGGAACTGAAGACTGGCAAAAAATCCAAACAACTCCGTCGCAAACATATGCTTGGGATGACAGTACCTATATCAAGAACCCTCCATACTTTATGGGTATGAAGAAATCACCAGAGAAATTGTCTGATGTCAAAGGGGCAAGAATATTGGCGATCCTTGGGGACTCCATTACGACGGATCATATCTCTCCTGCAGGAAGCTTTAAAAAAGATTCTCCAGCCGGAAAATACTTGATCAGTAAAGGTGTGCAACCAGTTGATTTCAATTCCTATGGTTCACGTCGTGGAAATGATGAAGTAATGGTGCGCGGAACTTTCGCCAACATCCGCATCAAAAATGAAATGCTGCAAGGTGTGGAAGGTGGAATGACCAAGTACATCCCTTCAGGCGAGCAAATGTCGATCTTTGATGCTTCCGTAAAATATCAAGCCGACAAAACACCCTTGGTGGTTGTGGCTGGTAAAGAGTACGGAACAGGTTCTTCCCGTGACTGGGCAGCCAAAGGAACAACTCTTTTGGGTATTCGAGTAGTGATTGCGGAAAGCTTTGAGCGCATTCACAGATCTAATTTGGTGGGAATGGGCGTGTTGCCTTTGCAGTTCCACGCAGGAATGGATCGCAAAACTCTGCAACTGGATGGGTCTGAAGTTTTGGATATCGTGGGTATTGAGACTATGAAACCACAACAGGATATTACGGTGCGAATCACGCGCTCCAACGGCAAAACCGAAGAAGTGAAAGTGAAGTCCCGTGTCGATACAGCGGTTGAATTGGAGTACTTGAAAAACGGCGGTATCTTGCACTACGTTCTTAGAAAACTAATGTAG
- a CDS encoding cell division protein FtsQ/DivIB, with translation MKKLVLKLILGFIVIPAALVGTFYYLNEHGFFNIEKVEVVLENPPQGQEQFLKPNVDALEELLAKYKGESLWNIKLKSVSTELKKQEWIESTQISRSWPATLSLRVRPYEVKLLYMAKGGKLVPIIKNGDFLDAIEAKQAPDVAILDGDAFAKKKELRKKAVDVIEQIPAQGSFSRKTISEVRYDNKEGFWMTLIKSGTQVKIGEEQVALKAARVSRVVDYLETKQFDARVIDADLSKKVLVRLRKDP, from the coding sequence GTGAAGAAGTTGGTACTGAAATTAATTTTGGGATTCATTGTTATACCAGCGGCTTTGGTAGGAACGTTCTATTATTTGAATGAGCATGGCTTTTTCAATATTGAAAAAGTTGAAGTCGTTTTAGAAAATCCTCCACAAGGACAAGAGCAGTTTTTAAAACCAAACGTTGATGCGTTGGAAGAGCTGCTTGCGAAATACAAAGGCGAGTCTCTTTGGAACATCAAATTGAAATCCGTTTCAACTGAATTGAAAAAGCAAGAGTGGATTGAAAGCACACAAATCTCCCGTTCGTGGCCAGCGACACTTTCTTTGCGCGTTCGTCCTTATGAAGTAAAGCTCCTCTATATGGCTAAAGGTGGAAAACTTGTGCCGATCATCAAGAACGGTGATTTCTTGGATGCGATTGAAGCCAAGCAAGCTCCGGATGTTGCGATTTTGGATGGCGATGCTTTCGCTAAGAAAAAGGAACTTCGTAAAAAAGCTGTTGATGTGATCGAGCAAATTCCTGCTCAAGGATCGTTCAGCAGAAAAACAATTTCTGAAGTTCGTTACGATAATAAAGAAGGTTTTTGGATGACCTTGATCAAATCCGGAACGCAAGTGAAAATCGGTGAAGAGCAAGTGGCACTAAAGGCAGCGCGCGTTTCTCGCGTCGTAGATTACCTCGAAACCAAGCAGTTTGACGCTCGCGTCATAGACGCGGATCTGTCGAAGAAAGTCCTTGTCAGGTTGCGTAAGGATCCCTAA
- a CDS encoding NUDIX hydrolase, whose product MKHLEEKTLSSKRIFQGRFLKVEQDQVQAPDGKIYHREYIIHPGAAMMIPMLPNGNVIMVHQYRHAVKQVMLEFPAGKRDKGEDSLVTAKRELIEETGYSANEWKFLTPIHPVIGYSNEQIDLYLAKDLSKTEQRLDHGEFLEVVEVAPKDLMMLIQEGKLTDVKTQIGAFWLDKILREEWN is encoded by the coding sequence ATGAAGCATCTCGAAGAAAAAACTCTCTCATCCAAACGTATATTCCAAGGCAGATTTTTGAAAGTGGAGCAGGACCAGGTTCAGGCTCCTGATGGGAAGATCTATCATCGCGAGTACATTATTCATCCCGGCGCGGCCATGATGATTCCGATGCTGCCAAACGGGAACGTGATCATGGTTCATCAGTATCGTCATGCTGTGAAGCAGGTGATGCTCGAGTTCCCCGCGGGCAAACGCGATAAGGGCGAGGACAGTTTGGTCACGGCTAAGCGCGAACTTATCGAAGAAACTGGATATTCCGCAAACGAGTGGAAATTTTTGACTCCCATTCATCCGGTCATTGGCTATTCCAACGAGCAGATCGATCTGTATTTGGCAAAGGACCTTAGCAAGACCGAGCAACGTCTGGATCACGGTGAATTTTTGGAAGTGGTGGAAGTCGCTCCCAAGGATCTGATGATGCTTATTCAAGAGGGTAAATTAACTGATGTAAAAACCCAGATAGGCGCCTTTTGGCTTGATAAAATTCTGCGCGAGGAGTGGAATTGA
- a CDS encoding D-alanyl-D-alanine carboxypeptidase family protein, with the protein MDQVLKELHDALGINETHLLTNKLRMHLQPPLEMLQVVDVDCGGKPFILLRSAAKAWLEMKKEAAVDGIVLLPFSGFRSYVYQMKLIEQRLKEGKELEKILTHVAIPGFSEHHSGRAIDIHEPGKPSLEEAFELSESFKWLQGNAAKFNFRLSYPKDNPHGIIYEPWHWFYTGT; encoded by the coding sequence ATGGATCAGGTCTTAAAAGAACTTCACGACGCCCTTGGTATTAATGAAACACATCTTCTGACGAATAAGCTCCGTATGCATTTGCAGCCGCCGTTGGAAATGCTCCAAGTTGTTGATGTCGATTGCGGGGGGAAGCCCTTTATTCTGCTTCGCTCGGCAGCCAAGGCGTGGCTTGAAATGAAGAAAGAAGCAGCTGTCGACGGCATCGTGCTTTTGCCATTCTCGGGATTTCGTTCCTACGTTTATCAGATGAAATTAATTGAGCAGCGTTTGAAAGAGGGTAAAGAACTTGAAAAGATTCTGACCCACGTGGCGATTCCAGGTTTCAGTGAACATCATTCCGGCAGAGCGATTGATATTCACGAGCCAGGGAAACCTTCGCTGGAAGAAGCTTTTGAACTAAGTGAATCATTTAAATGGCTTCAGGGGAATGCTGCTAAATTCAATTTCCGGCTAAGCTATCCCAAAGATAATCCACACGGAATCATCTATGAACCTTGGCATTGGTTCTATACGGGCACTTGA